Proteins from a genomic interval of Rhodothermales bacterium:
- a CDS encoding serine hydrolase, translating into MKRKTTTMLAAVILLWGSLACLARGQLASDPVISASLYELVEAQYQVQPQTGLVVAVAFPDGSVWSSGHGWSNPATEAPMRPDHRMGFASITKTFVAAVVLQLVDEGVLSLDDALGRFAGPYTHVNAGITIRQLLGHTSGVYNYTNHPSRVPRLREDLSRVWTPDEVLREFLAPPLYFAGTGASYSNSNFLLLHVLLEAATGVPLGDEIRSRLLRPLALETTTFGGDEPPNGEVPYTWSDQNGDGTLDDFRELYLAVSHNSARAAPGSMFSTAGDIARWAQYLFAESSFSASTRSDLLDWHPLSGVGEVWTAYGQGVQQYLIADTEMWGHSGWITGSSSLMVYSPEFGFSIALVDNDNRSNHVATAAIVVAYLRDLDLTSTGTKQVPSASGTLRVHPNPVSKGTALHIDGAEQVAIYDLLGRQLLTRTVRDGPVPVSGLTSGVYLIRGVSGTQWETKVLIIR; encoded by the coding sequence TTGAAGAGAAAAACGACCACAATGCTTGCTGCCGTGATCCTCTTGTGGGGATCGCTGGCCTGCCTTGCAAGAGGCCAGCTGGCAAGCGATCCGGTCATATCGGCGTCGCTCTATGAGCTCGTGGAGGCGCAGTACCAGGTCCAGCCTCAGACAGGTCTCGTGGTTGCCGTCGCATTCCCCGACGGCTCCGTGTGGTCGTCCGGCCACGGTTGGAGCAACCCTGCGACGGAGGCGCCCATGCGCCCCGACCACCGCATGGGGTTCGCCAGTATCACCAAAACGTTTGTTGCGGCAGTCGTGCTGCAATTGGTGGACGAGGGCGTACTCTCGCTGGATGATGCCCTCGGCCGGTTCGCCGGGCCTTACACCCATGTGAATGCCGGAATCACCATCCGACAACTGCTCGGACACACCTCGGGTGTGTACAACTACACAAATCATCCGTCACGGGTGCCGCGCCTCAGGGAGGACCTCAGCCGGGTCTGGACACCTGATGAGGTACTGCGCGAATTCCTCGCTCCCCCGCTCTATTTCGCCGGGACCGGGGCGTCGTATTCCAACTCCAACTTCCTGCTGCTCCACGTCCTCCTGGAAGCGGCGACCGGCGTACCGCTGGGCGATGAGATCCGGTCGAGGCTCCTTCGCCCGCTTGCGCTCGAAACAACCACCTTCGGAGGTGATGAACCGCCAAACGGCGAGGTGCCTTACACGTGGTCGGATCAGAACGGAGACGGCACCCTCGACGACTTTCGCGAGCTCTACCTGGCGGTATCGCACAACAGCGCCAGGGCCGCGCCAGGCTCCATGTTCTCAACAGCCGGGGATATAGCGCGATGGGCCCAGTACCTGTTTGCAGAGTCGTCTTTTTCGGCATCCACCCGTTCTGACCTGCTTGACTGGCATCCTCTGTCGGGGGTCGGCGAGGTCTGGACCGCCTACGGTCAGGGCGTGCAGCAATACCTGATCGCGGATACGGAGATGTGGGGACACTCCGGCTGGATCACCGGGTCTTCGTCCCTCATGGTGTACTCCCCCGAGTTCGGGTTCAGCATCGCTCTGGTAGACAATGACAATCGATCGAACCACGTCGCCACCGCCGCGATCGTTGTGGCGTACCTCCGTGATCTCGACCTGACCAGCACCGGAACGAAGCAGGTGCCGTCTGCTTCGGGCACACTGCGTGTGCATCCAAACCCCGTTTCCAAGGGGACTGCGCTACACATAGACGGGGCGGAGCAGGTAGCGATCTATGATCTGCTGGGGCGACAGCTCCTCACCCGAACTGTCCGAGACGGACCGGTGCCCGTTTCCGGGCTCACTTCGGGGGTTTATCTCATTCGGGGGGTATCAGGCACCCAGTGGGAGACGAAAGTGCTCATCATACGATGA
- a CDS encoding PD40 domain-containing protein has product MARLLPVLAVALLALPARAQTPTVLGEGIISTDQIEYGPAFSPDGNTLYFTRRASFSDAPQILVSRRTDQSWTEPEAVSFGHPAGDELPSLSPDGMRLYFSSARPAPGREDNGRNDMWMVSWQDGGWSEAEHLGGSLSTDDIDSHPVETDDGLYFHSRRGGAVDAYFAAGEVGAWSDPEVLPFNSDATDGEVALLPDGTGAVFYSERPGGAGRGDLYFVARTDSGWGDPVNLGDTINTDAWEWSPGFTALGKSLVFGRLNGAGDDSDLLVVEFQAPGR; this is encoded by the coding sequence GTGGCCCGACTTCTCCCTGTCCTCGCCGTAGCCCTGCTTGCCCTGCCTGCGCGCGCCCAAACGCCAACTGTTCTCGGGGAGGGCATCATCAGCACCGACCAGATTGAGTACGGCCCGGCGTTTTCGCCGGACGGCAATACGCTCTACTTCACGCGTCGCGCGTCCTTCAGCGACGCGCCGCAGATCCTCGTTTCGCGAAGGACTGACCAGTCCTGGACCGAACCGGAAGCGGTCTCCTTTGGGCACCCCGCGGGCGATGAACTCCCGTCGCTATCGCCGGATGGGATGAGGCTGTACTTCTCCTCGGCGCGACCAGCCCCCGGCCGGGAGGACAACGGCCGCAACGACATGTGGATGGTGAGCTGGCAGGACGGCGGGTGGTCCGAGGCCGAGCATCTGGGCGGCAGCCTGAGCACGGACGACATCGACAGTCATCCGGTCGAAACGGACGATGGGCTCTACTTCCATTCCAGGCGGGGTGGCGCCGTAGACGCGTATTTCGCGGCCGGCGAAGTGGGAGCCTGGTCAGACCCCGAAGTGCTTCCATTCAATTCCGACGCCACCGACGGCGAGGTAGCTCTCCTCCCGGATGGCACCGGCGCGGTGTTCTATTCAGAGCGACCGGGTGGAGCTGGGCGTGGTGACCTGTATTTCGTCGCACGAACGGATAGCGGCTGGGGCGACCCGGTGAACCTCGGCGACACCATCAACACGGACGCCTGGGAGTGGAGTCCGGGATTCACCGCGCTGGGGAAATCGCTGGTGTTCGGAAGGCTGAACGGAGCCGGAGACGACTCGGACTTGCTGGTGGTGGAGTTCCAGGCGCCGGGACGATAG
- a CDS encoding peptidoglycan DD-metalloendopeptidase family protein encodes MRLLPVLLLALPLVGCAPPHHQGGGVSDSEVAIAESGTESIARIPELIWPLGRAEWDGIFLQLGPDTDPAAGTWQDWECHAQFTYDGHRGTDVMAYNFRIMDQGVPVLAAADGLVTWTQTGNFDRNYWTPYIGLPNGINIRHNDGSNSQYFHLRTHSVSVVPGDRVEAGQVIGYVGSSGSSPNPHLHFELWENGISRDPNQGSCNSRLSLWKEPIVHPATRELSILDWDVFLDTDLSGSENNNYIGDKRLKNRPFRPLEVARSEPELGIWVQLQGMIGATYQVRILDPTGAEFDVLNKGVIFARSVQWHALYTGWEERVSAMESPEGVWTVELLQDGAPVRSKTFTVGDNTVFPLRFFPLAGRSIKLDGGVKRDTLRVRHSVGTVAYELVDAPAGVSLVDNHVLIDPSAAFPTRNAEFQVIASDEAGRTDTMYYHVVSPGKPLGGTSVSRQAPEVPPARLQLETFPNPSAGWLSLAADLPSAGPVMITVYDLLGRSRLQIDLGQRSAGTHSGRLDLRGLSAGVYQVSLEAGGVAESRSVVLRPGF; translated from the coding sequence ATGCGTCTCCTCCCCGTTCTTCTACTCGCTCTGCCGCTCGTCGGCTGTGCCCCTCCTCATCACCAGGGAGGCGGAGTCTCGGACTCCGAGGTGGCGATCGCCGAGTCGGGCACCGAGTCCATCGCCCGGATCCCTGAGCTGATCTGGCCGCTGGGCCGCGCCGAGTGGGATGGCATTTTTCTGCAACTCGGCCCGGACACAGACCCGGCCGCCGGCACCTGGCAGGACTGGGAATGCCACGCCCAGTTCACGTACGATGGGCATCGCGGCACGGACGTGATGGCGTACAACTTCCGCATCATGGACCAGGGCGTGCCCGTGCTCGCAGCGGCCGATGGGCTGGTCACGTGGACCCAGACCGGCAACTTCGATCGCAACTACTGGACACCGTACATCGGGCTGCCCAACGGCATCAACATCCGGCACAACGACGGATCCAACTCGCAGTACTTCCATCTGCGCACGCATTCGGTGTCCGTCGTACCGGGCGATCGGGTCGAGGCGGGGCAGGTAATCGGCTATGTGGGTTCTTCGGGCTCCAGTCCGAACCCGCATCTGCACTTCGAGCTGTGGGAGAACGGGATCTCCCGGGACCCAAACCAGGGATCATGCAACTCCCGGCTGTCACTTTGGAAGGAGCCCATCGTGCATCCGGCGACGCGCGAACTCAGCATCCTGGACTGGGACGTGTTTCTGGACACGGACCTGAGCGGTTCGGAGAACAACAACTACATCGGCGACAAACGGCTCAAGAATCGCCCCTTCCGACCGCTGGAGGTAGCCCGGTCGGAGCCTGAACTCGGCATTTGGGTGCAGCTACAGGGCATGATCGGCGCCACCTATCAGGTGCGCATTCTGGATCCGACCGGCGCGGAGTTTGACGTGCTGAACAAGGGTGTGATCTTCGCCCGCAGCGTGCAGTGGCATGCGCTTTATACAGGCTGGGAGGAGCGCGTGTCGGCCATGGAGTCTCCGGAAGGCGTCTGGACCGTCGAGCTCTTGCAGGATGGTGCGCCGGTTCGCAGCAAGACGTTCACGGTCGGTGACAACACCGTCTTTCCGCTCCGGTTTTTCCCGCTTGCCGGCCGTTCGATCAAGCTGGACGGCGGCGTGAAGCGGGATACACTTCGGGTTCGGCACTCGGTGGGGACCGTGGCCTACGAACTGGTGGACGCGCCGGCGGGCGTATCCCTGGTGGATAACCACGTGCTGATTGATCCTTCAGCCGCCTTCCCTACGCGCAACGCGGAATTCCAGGTCATTGCCTCCGACGAAGCGGGTCGGACGGACACCATGTACTACCACGTGGTGTCGCCGGGCAAGCCGTTGGGCGGCACCTCCGTGTCGCGCCAAGCCCCTGAGGTGCCTCCGGCGCGCCTGCAGCTGGAGACATTCCCGAATCCGTCTGCTGGTTGGCTTTCACTGGCCGCGGACCTGCCGTCTGCAGGCCCGGTCATGATCACCGTGTATGACCTCCTGGGGCGATCGCGCCTTCAGATTGACCTCGGCCAGCGTTCGGCCGGGACGCACTCCGGGCGGCTGGATCTGCGCGGCCTTTCGGCGGGCGTATACCAGGTCAGCCTCGAGGCTGGAGGCGTGGCAGAGAGCAGGAGCGTGGTGCTTCGACCAGGCTTTTAA
- the ruvB gene encoding Holliday junction branch migration DNA helicase RuvB, with translation MNERAGAMAGSPIRGDEDLEKALRPKSLDEFVGQAQIKENLRVFMRAALARGEALDHVLLSGPPGLGKTTLAYIIAEEMGVRIKTTSGPVLDKPASIAGLLTNLQEGEVLFIDEIHRLAPVVEEYLYAAMEDYHIDILIDQGPNARSVQIALPPFTLVGATTRKGLLTAPLRARFGIDFRYDYYTPDLLQRIVERSAGLLGVGISEDGASEIARRSRGTPRIANRLLRRARDFAEVKGDGVITSEIADQTLTALNVDPSGLDEMDVRILTTLIEKFDGGPTGLGNLAVSVGEDAGTLEEVYEPFLIQEGLMERTPRGRVATSRAYRRFGKSPGGTPGGLFESPRN, from the coding sequence ATGAACGAGCGTGCAGGCGCCATGGCAGGTAGCCCCATTCGAGGCGATGAGGACCTCGAAAAAGCCCTCCGGCCCAAGAGTCTGGATGAGTTCGTGGGGCAGGCGCAGATCAAGGAGAACCTGCGCGTCTTCATGAGAGCAGCGTTGGCGCGCGGCGAGGCACTGGACCATGTGCTGCTGTCCGGACCGCCCGGCTTGGGCAAGACTACGCTGGCCTACATCATCGCCGAGGAGATGGGGGTGCGCATCAAGACCACCTCCGGTCCGGTGCTCGACAAGCCCGCTTCGATCGCAGGCCTTCTGACCAACCTGCAGGAAGGCGAGGTCCTGTTTATCGATGAGATCCACCGCCTGGCGCCGGTCGTCGAGGAATACCTCTACGCGGCGATGGAGGACTACCACATCGACATCCTGATTGACCAGGGGCCGAACGCCCGGAGCGTGCAGATCGCACTGCCGCCTTTCACGCTGGTGGGTGCGACCACTCGAAAGGGGCTGCTCACCGCCCCCCTCCGAGCCCGGTTCGGCATCGACTTTCGGTACGACTACTACACACCGGACCTGCTGCAGCGCATTGTCGAGCGCTCTGCCGGCCTGCTGGGTGTCGGGATCTCCGAGGACGGTGCTTCCGAGATCGCACGGCGCAGTCGGGGCACGCCCCGCATCGCCAACCGACTTCTGCGCCGCGCCCGGGATTTCGCAGAGGTCAAGGGCGATGGGGTCATCACATCCGAGATCGCGGATCAGACGCTGACCGCGCTCAACGTGGACCCCAGCGGGCTCGACGAGATGGATGTGCGCATCCTGACCACACTGATCGAGAAGTTCGACGGCGGCCCGACGGGGCTGGGCAACCTTGCCGTGTCCGTGGGTGAGGACGCCGGCACGCTCGAGGAGGTATACGAGCCGTTTCTGATTCAGGAAGGGCTTATGGAGCGCACGCCGAGAGGGCGCGTGGCGACGTCCAGGGCCTACCGCCGGTTCGGCAAGTCGCCGGGGGGCACGCCGGGTGGTTTATTCGAGTCCCCCCGCAACTGA
- a CDS encoding DUF3109 family protein: MFAVGNILISDDVVDAPFACNLGACHGACCVHGDSGAPLEEDELPLIEHALKVVGHTLRPEAREVIARKGPWEETSPGYYATTCVGDAECVFVTYDGPVAKCAIQKAQQEGRLEFAKPISCHLYPIRIEDLGDYEALNYERVDICKPAVPHGKRTGTRLPNFLRDPLVRRYGEDWYDLFIDACEERSRILNGQ; the protein is encoded by the coding sequence ATGTTTGCTGTGGGCAACATACTGATTTCCGATGACGTGGTAGACGCGCCGTTTGCCTGCAATCTGGGTGCGTGCCACGGCGCGTGTTGCGTGCATGGCGACAGCGGCGCGCCCCTCGAAGAGGACGAACTGCCCCTGATTGAACACGCGCTCAAAGTCGTCGGACACACCCTGCGTCCCGAAGCCCGCGAGGTCATCGCCCGTAAAGGACCGTGGGAGGAAACCAGTCCCGGCTATTATGCCACCACGTGTGTGGGCGATGCGGAGTGCGTCTTTGTGACGTATGACGGCCCGGTGGCCAAGTGCGCCATCCAGAAAGCCCAGCAGGAGGGCAGACTGGAATTCGCCAAGCCCATCTCCTGCCACCTGTATCCCATCCGCATCGAAGACCTCGGTGACTACGAGGCGCTCAACTACGAGCGCGTGGACATCTGCAAGCCGGCCGTGCCCCACGGGAAACGAACCGGGACTCGATTGCCGAACTTCCTCAGGGATCCGTTGGTACGCAGGTATGGCGAGGATTGGTACGATCTCTTCATCGACGCCTGCGAAGAACGAAGCCGCATTCTTAACGGTCAGTAG
- the rpoN gene encoding RNA polymerase factor sigma-54: protein MLNLQQKQSLQQKLSPQQIQYIKLLQLPTLALEQRIKAEIETNPLLEEGLDEEEEDQQERAEAKDEADQQDDSKNEDEDYNWEELLPDADDLYGHKARVDSQDEEERKEIPMAAGVSMAEHLKDQLSFLNLTDDQELVAEQIIGSIDEDGYLRRPLESIIDDVAFNYGVLVEEDAVEKVLKRIQKLEPLGIASRDLRECLMVQLEAMPEDTPGRTAAHRMLDRTYKEFTMKHFDHIMRKLEIEPDELKDAYDLVQRLNPKPGEGEFTAAQNYITPDFTVRYDEEEFLISLNNGNTPELRVSKQYRQMLEQITTEKKRGNTAGAFDSETRNFLKSKLESAKWFINSIHQRRHTMLKVMEAIVQIQDEFFKFGHGYLKPMILKDIADIIHMDISTVSRVVNGKYVQCDFGVYELKYFFSEGLSTESGEEISNKEVKAIIEQIIGDENKQKPLSDQKIATMLEDKGFQIARRTVTKYREQLGIPVARLRKEIVLS from the coding sequence ATGCTGAATCTCCAACAGAAACAGTCCCTGCAGCAGAAGCTGTCGCCGCAGCAGATACAGTACATCAAGCTGCTGCAACTGCCGACGCTCGCGCTGGAACAGCGCATCAAGGCGGAGATCGAGACGAATCCGCTGCTGGAGGAGGGGCTGGACGAGGAGGAGGAAGACCAGCAGGAACGCGCTGAAGCCAAGGACGAGGCGGATCAGCAGGACGACTCCAAGAACGAAGACGAAGACTACAACTGGGAGGAGTTGCTCCCGGACGCAGACGACCTCTACGGTCACAAAGCGCGTGTGGACTCCCAGGACGAGGAGGAGCGCAAGGAGATTCCCATGGCGGCCGGGGTCTCGATGGCTGAGCACCTGAAGGACCAGCTGTCGTTCCTGAATCTGACGGACGACCAGGAGTTGGTAGCCGAGCAGATTATCGGCTCCATCGATGAGGACGGCTACCTGCGGCGGCCGCTGGAGAGCATTATTGACGATGTGGCCTTCAACTACGGTGTACTCGTGGAGGAGGACGCCGTGGAGAAGGTGCTCAAGCGGATCCAGAAGCTGGAGCCTCTGGGCATCGCATCGCGGGATCTGCGCGAGTGCCTCATGGTGCAGCTGGAGGCCATGCCCGAGGATACGCCTGGGCGGACTGCTGCCCATCGCATGCTTGATCGGACCTACAAGGAGTTCACGATGAAGCATTTTGACCACATCATGCGCAAGCTCGAAATCGAACCGGACGAGCTCAAGGACGCGTATGATCTGGTCCAGCGGCTGAATCCCAAGCCGGGCGAAGGCGAGTTCACCGCTGCGCAGAATTACATCACGCCGGACTTCACGGTGCGCTATGACGAGGAGGAATTCCTCATCAGCCTGAACAACGGCAACACGCCGGAGCTGCGGGTTTCGAAGCAGTACCGGCAGATGCTCGAGCAGATAACCACCGAAAAGAAGCGCGGCAACACCGCCGGCGCGTTCGACTCGGAAACGCGCAACTTCCTGAAGTCAAAGCTGGAGTCCGCCAAGTGGTTTATCAACTCCATCCACCAGCGTCGGCACACGATGCTGAAGGTGATGGAGGCGATCGTGCAGATCCAGGATGAGTTCTTCAAGTTCGGCCACGGCTACCTGAAGCCGATGATCCTGAAGGACATCGCCGACATCATCCACATGGACATCTCCACGGTGAGCCGCGTGGTGAACGGCAAGTACGTGCAGTGTGACTTTGGCGTGTACGAGCTGAAGTACTTCTTTTCCGAGGGCCTGTCCACCGAGAGCGGCGAGGAGATCTCCAACAAGGAGGTCAAGGCCATCATCGAGCAGATCATCGGAGACGAGAACAAGCAGAAGCCGCTCTCCGATCAGAAGATTGCGACGATGCTGGAGGACAAGGGCTTCCAGATCGCGCGGCGCACGGTGACCAAGTACCGGGAGCAGCTCGGTATTCCTGTGGCGCGGCTGCGCAAAGAAATCGTGTTGTCGTGA
- a CDS encoding aminotransferase class V-fold PLP-dependent enzyme, whose translation MSTEAYFERFRQGIVGHDHDFETPYGRKQLIYADWIASGRLYGPIEDKLHGTFGPWVGNTHSESSVTGTSMTRAYHEARHIIKRHVNAGPNDVIIATGSGMTGVINKLQRILGLRIPEPLMPHVNVPESERPVILLTHMEHHSNQTSWLETIADVHWLEPMPNGECCMKTLREAVKQYEGRRLIGSFTACSNVTGVRTPYHEMARIMHEAGGLCFVDFAASAPYDPIDMHPEDEAARLDAVFFSPHKFLGGPGSAGIMVFDSALDPNHVPDEPGGGTVDWTNPWGEHRFVSNIEDREDGGTPAFLQTIRAALCIKLKEEITCDAIHVREKELLDRAFEGLGEIPGLVILAEHLRDRLGVISFYFEGIHYNLVVKLLNDRFGIQVRGGCSCAGTYGHYLLHVDPEHSHRITDRINEGDLSEKPGWVRLSLHPTMTDAELEIVIDALAAVRANITEWEKDYRYDPNTNEYVHREERALPVEEWFSLEREGAAL comes from the coding sequence GTGAGCACCGAGGCCTACTTCGAGCGGTTTCGGCAGGGGATCGTTGGCCATGACCACGATTTTGAGACGCCCTATGGGCGCAAGCAGCTGATCTACGCAGACTGGATTGCCTCGGGCCGGCTGTATGGGCCGATCGAGGACAAACTGCACGGCACGTTTGGTCCCTGGGTTGGGAATACGCATTCCGAGTCCTCGGTGACCGGGACGTCGATGACGCGTGCGTATCACGAGGCCAGGCACATCATCAAGCGGCACGTCAACGCGGGCCCGAATGATGTCATCATTGCCACGGGCAGCGGCATGACGGGCGTCATCAACAAGCTCCAGCGGATCCTGGGATTGCGCATTCCTGAGCCGCTCATGCCGCACGTCAACGTGCCTGAGTCCGAGCGGCCTGTGATTCTCCTCACCCACATGGAGCACCACTCCAACCAGACGTCATGGCTGGAGACTATCGCCGATGTGCATTGGCTGGAGCCGATGCCCAACGGCGAGTGCTGCATGAAGACGCTGCGGGAGGCCGTGAAGCAGTACGAGGGCCGGCGGTTGATCGGCTCGTTCACGGCCTGCTCCAACGTGACGGGCGTGCGCACGCCGTATCACGAAATGGCGCGCATCATGCACGAGGCCGGCGGGTTGTGTTTTGTCGACTTTGCAGCGTCGGCGCCCTACGACCCCATCGACATGCACCCGGAGGATGAGGCCGCGCGCCTCGATGCGGTGTTCTTCAGCCCGCACAAGTTTCTGGGCGGTCCGGGAAGCGCAGGAATCATGGTCTTTGACTCGGCCCTGGATCCCAACCATGTGCCGGACGAGCCGGGCGGCGGCACGGTCGATTGGACGAACCCCTGGGGTGAGCACCGCTTTGTCTCCAACATCGAGGATCGCGAAGACGGAGGTACGCCCGCCTTCCTGCAGACCATTCGGGCCGCCCTCTGCATCAAGCTGAAAGAAGAGATCACGTGCGATGCGATCCATGTCCGCGAGAAGGAGCTGCTGGACCGGGCCTTTGAGGGGCTGGGAGAAATTCCCGGACTCGTGATCCTGGCGGAGCATCTGCGGGATCGTCTGGGTGTGATCTCCTTCTACTTTGAGGGCATTCACTACAACCTGGTCGTAAAGCTGCTCAATGACCGGTTTGGCATCCAGGTGCGCGGCGGCTGTTCGTGCGCCGGGACGTACGGACACTATCTGCTGCACGTCGATCCGGAGCATTCACACCGGATTACGGACCGGATCAATGAAGGCGATCTGTCTGAGAAGCCGGGGTGGGTGCGCCTGTCCTTGCACCCCACCATGACTGATGCGGAGTTGGAGATCGTGATCGATGCGCTCGCCGCCGTGCGCGCCAACATCACCGAGTGGGAGAAGGACTACCGGTACGATCCCAACACCAACGAGTATGTGCACCGCGAGGAGCGGGCGCTGCCGGTGGAGGAGTGGTTCTCGCTGGAGCGGGAAGGGGCAGCGCTGTAG